One window of Candidatus Nanosynbacter sp. HMT-352 genomic DNA carries:
- a CDS encoding helicase-related protein, whose amino-acid sequence MKDGVRRPGYLRRSQEPGSSHLLSRNIERPSQPSYSYGEPPEQRRQRLKELRERYSKLPETPFADYDLGDKKLPAYKHKAEILDTLSESKISWLCGPTGSGKTTQTAQYALERFDRVVVLMPRRVIVDNVTEYVEKSLREQLGEQYPNHLVGKIHGRATEATPDTRLCFMTPATFTKKLEQFSSDWQDEKTLILVDEIHEANLEMEFATALAAKSIENTGKWHMAFSSATPDTEASQAMYEDINGSELPVVTIEGRPHDIDIEEDKVNTVSEAYLEYGKDSKKSLIFVEGVRSIDETITSIKRHTRHQSGKIRFFKLHSGISEAARREIFTAKPAEDESFVIVSTSAGQSGITIPEVDLVLSNGLTKSKEIGEEGTEGLPPRLCTQAELMQQAGRGGRDIDGAKFVLARPISYDKIYLPDELKGFYDIASREQHIPPEIYHTNIVRNVLSAIHLNGDFEDLNRYLMHPVASKKVIQESYDLLETLEAIDGEGQITKIGEFMDSLPLSPELSRSLAEMIKNGGSLREVLALSAMAASVSGGGFAAWHQPKELFQEFVSPDTTDDFFAEYDAFLKTREIYDGCRTDNDVYLTNGIDPNKADNIHYQFSKICRRLSVNPNDIDMGELNSEEKHNISVALVRGFQELLYVKTGSRRIGRTTVNQYKNVHTGERGISEYEISSHSLVRRMGSEALKLALALPWWYDTRDGRRYTLNTILPVTKNQVAQALSSSAVSESLGDRVAPNGDLVRVTRPKVGSLILGPERQQKIPAITDEQIALIVDAMKNKANKQVRVLFDLQHQRVITKGQLHQVLDGSAVNSHNVHEAEAKVWAEVQNVLTSEQQEAFYGQINR is encoded by the coding sequence GTGAAAGATGGAGTTCGGCGGCCGGGCTATTTACGTAGATCGCAAGAACCTGGCAGTAGTCATTTATTGAGTCGAAATATTGAAAGACCCAGTCAACCGTCGTATAGTTATGGTGAACCGCCCGAACAGAGGCGACAGCGTTTAAAAGAATTGCGGGAACGGTACAGTAAACTACCGGAAACTCCTTTTGCTGACTATGATCTTGGTGACAAAAAACTACCTGCATATAAGCACAAAGCAGAGATATTAGACACATTATCGGAAAGTAAAATATCCTGGCTGTGCGGACCGACGGGTAGTGGTAAAACGACACAAACCGCTCAGTATGCACTGGAGCGGTTTGATCGTGTCGTGGTGTTGATGCCGCGGCGGGTTATCGTCGATAATGTTACTGAATATGTCGAGAAGAGTTTGCGTGAACAGCTTGGCGAACAATATCCTAATCACTTGGTGGGCAAGATTCACGGACGTGCCACTGAAGCGACGCCGGACACTAGGCTCTGTTTCATGACTCCAGCAACGTTTACGAAAAAGTTGGAACAATTTTCTAGCGACTGGCAGGACGAGAAGACGCTTATCCTGGTTGATGAAATACATGAAGCCAATTTGGAGATGGAATTTGCTACCGCTCTGGCGGCAAAATCGATAGAGAATACCGGCAAATGGCATATGGCTTTTTCTAGTGCCACGCCTGACACGGAAGCTTCTCAGGCGATGTACGAAGATATTAACGGATCAGAATTGCCAGTCGTAACCATTGAGGGTCGGCCGCATGATATTGATATTGAAGAAGATAAGGTGAATACCGTATCCGAAGCCTACCTTGAATATGGTAAGGACTCGAAAAAATCACTAATCTTTGTTGAAGGTGTGAGGAGTATTGATGAGACCATTACGTCAATCAAACGTCATACTCGCCATCAATCCGGGAAAATACGATTTTTCAAACTACATTCTGGCATATCAGAAGCTGCGCGCCGAGAGATTTTTACTGCCAAACCAGCAGAAGATGAGTCGTTTGTCATCGTTTCTACCTCGGCTGGACAGTCTGGCATCACCATCCCTGAGGTTGACTTGGTGTTGTCAAATGGACTGACGAAGAGTAAAGAAATTGGTGAAGAGGGCACGGAGGGGTTGCCACCTCGATTGTGTACTCAAGCAGAGCTGATGCAGCAGGCGGGGCGGGGCGGTCGTGATATTGATGGCGCTAAGTTTGTATTGGCTCGTCCGATATCTTACGATAAGATTTATTTGCCAGATGAGCTGAAAGGATTTTATGATATTGCGTCCCGTGAACAGCATATTCCACCGGAGATATATCACACGAATATTGTGCGCAACGTCTTGTCGGCTATCCATCTGAATGGTGATTTTGAGGATCTGAACCGATACCTGATGCATCCTGTTGCTAGTAAAAAAGTTATTCAAGAGTCGTACGATTTACTGGAAACCCTGGAAGCAATTGATGGAGAGGGGCAGATCACAAAAATTGGTGAGTTTATGGATAGTTTACCATTGTCGCCAGAACTTTCTCGGTCATTAGCAGAAATGATTAAGAATGGGGGAAGCTTACGTGAAGTGTTGGCATTATCGGCCATGGCAGCCTCCGTCTCGGGTGGTGGCTTTGCTGCCTGGCATCAACCAAAGGAATTGTTCCAGGAATTTGTCAGCCCCGATACAACAGATGACTTTTTTGCCGAATACGATGCTTTTTTGAAAACCAGAGAGATTTATGACGGCTGTCGTACTGACAATGACGTCTACCTGACTAATGGTATTGATCCCAATAAGGCGGATAATATTCACTATCAATTTAGTAAAATATGTCGGCGCCTGTCGGTTAATCCAAACGATATCGACATGGGTGAACTAAACAGCGAGGAAAAACACAATATATCGGTGGCTTTGGTGCGCGGGTTTCAGGAATTATTGTATGTCAAAACTGGTAGTCGGCGCATTGGACGAACAACGGTTAATCAATACAAGAATGTTCATACTGGCGAACGTGGTATTTCTGAGTATGAAATTAGTTCGCACAGCTTAGTGCGACGTATGGGCTCGGAGGCGTTGAAGTTGGCCCTGGCTTTACCGTGGTGGTATGATACGCGTGATGGTCGTCGATACACGCTCAACACAATTTTACCAGTAACCAAGAATCAAGTTGCTCAAGCCTTGAGTAGCAGCGCTGTGTCTGAATCTCTTGGTGATAGAGTTGCTCCTAATGGTGACTTGGTTCGTGTGACGCGGCCGAAAGTCGGCTCGCTGATACTCGGTCCAGAGCGGCAGCAAAAAATCCCCGCCATAACAGATGAGCAAATCGCGCTGATAGTGGACGCAATGAAAAACAAGGCTAATAAACAAGTAAGAGTATTGTTTGATTTACAACATCAGCGAGTTATCACCAAGGGTCAATTGCATCAGGTCCTAGACGGGTCTGCGGTAAATAGTCACAATGTCCATGAGGCGGAGGCTAAGGTTTGGGCTGAAGTGCAGAATGTGTTAACGAGCGAGCAGCAAGAAGCTTTTTATGGTCAGATAAACAGATAA
- the orn gene encoding oligoribonuclease: MSKPKKILWVDLEMTGLNPVRDEILEVAAIATDWNFKEIATYEGIVRHDSEKLAKLLDRNAGFWNDHPEARRGLEEQNESGKPLAEIERELLAFCDEHFAGETKILLAGNSIHQDRRFIDQWWPMLSKKLHYRVLDVSAWKVVFEGKYGKKFAKPEDHRALEDIRGSIMELEYYLKKVKV, translated from the coding sequence ATGAGTAAGCCGAAAAAGATTTTATGGGTGGATTTGGAGATGACTGGACTAAATCCAGTACGTGATGAGATTTTGGAAGTGGCGGCGATTGCGACGGATTGGAATTTTAAGGAAATTGCGACGTACGAAGGAATTGTGCGCCACGATTCGGAAAAGCTGGCTAAGCTGTTAGATCGAAATGCTGGTTTTTGGAATGATCATCCGGAAGCGCGACGCGGGCTGGAGGAGCAGAATGAATCGGGCAAGCCTTTGGCGGAAATAGAACGCGAATTATTGGCGTTTTGTGATGAGCATTTTGCGGGTGAAACGAAGATTTTGTTAGCAGGCAATTCAATCCATCAGGATCGTCGATTCATTGACCAATGGTGGCCAATGTTGTCAAAAAAACTACATTATCGTGTGCTGGATGTGAGCGCATGGAAGGTGGTGTTTGAAGGTAAATACGGTAAGAAATTCGCCAAGCCAGAAGATCATCGAGCACTGGAAGACATCCGCGGCAGCATTATGGAACTTGAATATTATTTGAAAAAGGTAAAGGTATGA
- a CDS encoding MmcQ/YjbR family DNA-binding protein: MTHKQFEEFILSLPGVWLDYPFGEDVAVYKFGRDNDGAGKMVALVTEGSKPLRVSLKCDPLLAQNLREKYETVLPGYHLNKKHWNTIICSGQLTDEEVFDLARLSYRLVSEA, from the coding sequence ATGACACATAAACAATTTGAAGAATTTATCCTAAGCTTGCCGGGCGTATGGCTGGATTATCCATTTGGCGAGGATGTTGCGGTGTATAAATTTGGTAGAGATAATGACGGTGCAGGGAAAATGGTGGCGTTGGTGACGGAAGGTTCAAAGCCGCTCAGAGTAAGCCTAAAATGCGATCCGTTGTTGGCGCAGAATTTACGAGAAAAGTACGAAACGGTTTTACCAGGCTATCACTTAAACAAGAAACATTGGAATACAATTATTTGTTCAGGTCAATTGACCGACGAAGAGGTCTTTGATCTGGCGAGGCTGAGCTATCGATTAGTCTCGGAAGCTTAA
- the dnaG gene encoding DNA primase, which produces MNDAKEEVRARLNIEDVIGEYVQLKRAGRNLKGLSPFTDERTPSFMVSPEKQIWHDFSSGKGGDIFTFVMMVEGMDFRQSLEHLARKAGVDLTLFSNGDGRTAKRRARAREALKLAANFYQQNLVKNSTALNYVVKKRRLNRQTIGDFLIGYAPENGDTLTKALEKRGFSRQELADAGLSNRFGGDLFRGRMMVALSDGNGEVVGFTGRIIRDDPRAPKYLNTPQTLLFDKSRHIFGLHQAKEAIRKSDVAVIVEGNLDVISSHQAGVKNVVATSGTAMTTQHLKSLSRLAGRIRLAFDGDRAGVNATERAINLAQEVGVELEVVSLPDGVKDPDELIQKDPALWQAAIDQSQPAVDWVIARYAEMENLKSAEGKRRFSTIALRIVRGLKDPVEQEHYLSVISEKTGASITALKAKLSNEKVAEHQLKKAKIEKEKPTPVQDETEDMLAGLAASEKSVRRWLAAVSGEMLDDDNARQLIGYLRKNPDADLGEVPLDLQKIEQYVKIVQLKSESRYANWEQKSLDEEMARLVRQITIKHRENKKNQLLTQLREAEASGDEVLSQNLRQSLNNLIKEKM; this is translated from the coding sequence ATGAATGATGCCAAAGAAGAAGTGCGGGCGCGGCTGAACATCGAGGATGTGATTGGTGAGTATGTTCAGTTGAAGCGAGCGGGGCGCAACTTGAAGGGTTTAAGTCCGTTTACCGATGAACGAACCCCAAGCTTTATGGTCAGTCCAGAAAAGCAGATTTGGCACGATTTTTCTTCTGGAAAAGGTGGCGATATTTTTACGTTTGTGATGATGGTGGAAGGAATGGATTTTCGTCAATCACTGGAACATTTGGCTCGGAAGGCGGGCGTTGATCTGACTTTGTTTTCTAATGGCGACGGACGAACGGCCAAGCGTCGCGCCAGGGCTAGGGAAGCGCTGAAGCTGGCTGCCAATTTTTATCAGCAGAATTTGGTAAAAAATTCGACAGCGTTAAATTATGTGGTTAAAAAACGGCGATTAAATCGTCAAACAATTGGTGATTTTTTGATTGGCTATGCGCCGGAGAATGGCGACACGCTGACGAAAGCATTGGAAAAAAGAGGATTTTCTAGGCAGGAATTGGCGGACGCTGGCTTGTCGAATAGGTTTGGTGGCGATTTGTTCCGCGGGCGAATGATGGTGGCGTTGAGTGACGGCAATGGCGAGGTTGTGGGATTTACGGGCAGAATTATTCGTGACGATCCGCGCGCGCCAAAATACTTGAACACGCCGCAAACGCTGTTATTCGATAAATCGCGACATATTTTTGGTTTACACCAAGCCAAAGAAGCGATTCGAAAAAGCGATGTGGCGGTGATTGTTGAGGGCAATTTGGATGTAATTAGCAGCCATCAAGCGGGCGTCAAAAACGTGGTTGCGACATCTGGAACGGCGATGACGACGCAACATTTGAAGTCGCTTAGTCGATTGGCGGGGCGGATTCGCTTGGCGTTTGATGGCGATCGAGCGGGAGTTAACGCGACGGAACGCGCTATCAATTTGGCGCAGGAAGTCGGCGTGGAATTGGAAGTCGTGAGTTTGCCTGATGGCGTCAAAGATCCAGACGAATTGATCCAAAAAGATCCAGCGCTTTGGCAAGCGGCGATTGACCAATCTCAGCCGGCGGTGGATTGGGTGATTGCTAGGTACGCGGAAATGGAGAATTTGAAGTCGGCGGAAGGCAAGCGGCGATTTTCGACCATTGCACTGAGGATTGTCCGAGGCTTGAAAGATCCGGTGGAACAAGAGCATTATCTGTCGGTAATTTCTGAAAAAACTGGCGCGTCAATTACCGCACTGAAGGCGAAATTGTCGAATGAAAAAGTCGCTGAACATCAATTGAAAAAGGCGAAAATTGAAAAAGAAAAACCGACTCCGGTTCAGGATGAAACTGAGGATATGCTGGCGGGGTTGGCGGCGAGTGAAAAATCTGTGCGGCGTTGGTTGGCGGCGGTTTCTGGCGAAATGTTGGATGATGACAACGCGCGGCAGTTGATTGGCTATTTGCGGAAGAATCCAGACGCGGATTTGGGCGAGGTTCCGCTGGACTTGCAAAAAATCGAACAGTATGTGAAAATAGTACAGTTGAAAAGTGAAAGTCGTTACGCCAATTGGGAGCAAAAAAGCTTGGACGAAGAGATGGCTCGGCTAGTCAGACAGATAACAATCAAACATCGCGAAAACAAAAAGAATCAATTATTAACGCAGCTTAGAGAGGCCGAGGCGTCGGGCGATGAGGTTTTGTCTCAGAATTTACGCCAGAGCTTAAATAATCTGATTAAGGAGAAAATGTGA
- the rpoD gene encoding RNA polymerase sigma factor RpoD, with translation MTTKPVNLNEDDDFDPTLIDEEESEDLDSLTTGQYLDDVSDDSVRLYLREIGKIPLLSAEEEMDLARRIVEGDKKAKDKMAEANMRLVVSIAKRYSGRGLDFLDLIQEGNTGLLRAVEKFDPDKGFKFSTYATWWIRQAITRAIADQARTIRIPVHMVETINKLLRTQRRMTQELNREPTIEELSKELDMEPEKIEYVIKIKQDISSLDAGVGRDGEDDDSVLQDFIVDEDTVSPEDSASNQLLKEQVQEILSSLSDREQKIVRMRFGLDNGKNHTLEEVGQEFAVTRERIRQIEAKALAKLRKHKDAKKLYEYLD, from the coding sequence ATCACGACGAAGCCAGTAAACTTAAACGAAGATGATGATTTTGATCCAACGCTTATAGACGAAGAAGAATCGGAAGATTTGGATTCGTTGACAACTGGACAATATTTGGACGACGTGTCGGATGACTCGGTCAGGTTGTATCTGCGGGAAATCGGTAAAATTCCACTACTTAGCGCTGAAGAAGAAATGGACTTGGCGCGCCGAATTGTTGAAGGCGATAAAAAGGCCAAGGATAAGATGGCTGAGGCGAATATGCGTTTGGTGGTGTCAATTGCTAAGCGTTATTCTGGTCGTGGTTTGGACTTTTTGGATCTGATTCAAGAGGGAAATACTGGACTTTTGCGTGCGGTTGAAAAGTTTGATCCAGATAAGGGATTTAAGTTTTCGACTTATGCGACTTGGTGGATTCGTCAGGCAATTACGCGTGCGATTGCTGATCAAGCGCGAACGATTCGTATTCCAGTTCACATGGTAGAAACAATCAATAAATTGCTGCGTACTCAGCGACGAATGACTCAGGAATTGAACCGTGAGCCGACAATTGAAGAATTGTCTAAAGAGTTGGATATGGAGCCAGAGAAAATTGAATATGTCATTAAGATTAAGCAAGACATTTCTTCTTTGGACGCTGGTGTTGGTCGTGACGGTGAAGATGACGATTCAGTTTTGCAAGATTTTATCGTTGACGAAGATACGGTTTCGCCAGAAGATTCCGCTTCAAATCAATTGTTAAAAGAGCAAGTTCAGGAAATTCTATCAAGTTTGAGTGATCGCGAGCAGAAAATTGTTCGAATGCGTTTTGGTTTGGACAATGGAAAAAACCACACTTTGGAAGAAGTTGGTCAGGAGTTTGCGGTTACGCGTGAGCGAATTCGTCAGATTGAAGCTAAGGCGCTAGCGAAACTTCGCAAACACAAAGACGCGAAAAAACTTTACGAATATCTGGATTAA